In Sphingobium herbicidovorans, the genomic window CTTGGGATAGAGACGTTGCTGCTGCGCGGTGCCGGCAAGCAGATGCCTATGGTGGTCGATATCTGCCGCCTTCCTTCCCAGCCGTACCGGCTGAGCCTTGCCTCGCAAATTCTTGTCATCGTCCGTTCGGGTCGGCGCTGGCATGAGGCCGCCCCTGCTGTTTTGGGCGCAGCATTTGGCCTGTCTGCTGCTGAAGCCGAGGTCACATTGGCCCTCGCTAGGGGCGTGACGCGTGATCAGATCGCCGCTGCGCGGGAAACGAGCACCCAGACCGTCAAAACCCAGATCAAATCCATTTTCTCCAAGCTTGGAGTTAGTCGGGAGATGGATCTGATGGCGATGCTCGGCGACCTGCTCCGGCGATGAGGCAGCTCGGGCATCAGCCCGTCACAGGCAATCAAGCTGTTGGCGAAGAACAACTATGAGCCCGGATTTTTCCGCGCGTCTCCCCCGATCGGGGTATGACCTACCTCAGAGAGATCAGTAAGGAGAACCCGCGACCCAAAGGCTCACGGCTTAGCCGCTGAGACTTTAAACTGGCCCGGCTGACATCATGACGGCCGGGCTTTCTTTTTTGATTTCTGTGGGACTAGCGCTTAGTCACGCGCGGGACGCGTGGCTCTTTCTAGCTCAAAGTGGGCTCGGGCAAAAAATCGACCATGATCTCGCCAGATATGGCTTCGAGCGCCTCCCGCACCTCGTCGGTAGAGAGGCCCGTGGGCAATGCAATCTGGACATTGGCGCGGAACAGCGGTGCGCCAGACCAGGCGCTTCTTTCGATTCTGGTAAGGAAGTCGTCGATATTGACGTCGAGCTTCGCAAGTGCCGAGGTCACTTCGCGAACTATTCCAGGACGATCCTGCCCTACGATTTCGATGGCAAGCGACAGCCCGCTGCGTTCTTCAGCATCCGCAGCCGCGATGATGTCGATCTTGATACCCATCGCATCGATGCCGCGGACCGCAGCTTCGAGTTCGTGCAGCCGATCCTCGGGCAATTCAACCAGCACGGATCCAACATATTTCCCACCCAGGCGCGAGAGATGGCTCTCGAGCCAATTACCGCCTGCAGCATACACCGCCTCAGCGATTGCGCGGGTCAGGCCGGGTCGGTCACTACCGACTACCGTCAAGATGACTGCTCGATCCATACCTCACCTCTATGCTCATCTCTGTTTCACAATCATGATAGCGCATCCGGATCATTTTAAAGAGCAAAGTCTGGTTAGTAGATTGTCCGCGCTTGGACGCCGCGTGATCTCGGCGGAACATCCAACGTGGGTCGGATTTCAAGGACCTGGTGCCATAGCTAAAAATGCCACTCAAGCGATCGGCGGCTCGAGCTCGTGCTCGTCCGCGCACTGCCCTGAAGCATAGCAGTGAGGCGTTGTGTAACGTCTCTCAGCTTGTCGATCTAGCAGCCGGAGGCGAGGTCTTCGACAGGCACATGCCCTTGCGTCGCAGGTTTAGGACATACGGGTGATCGAAGCCGCAGGTGGGGAACTCAGGCCCGCAAATGCAGTTGCGTTTATGCGATTATGCTCTACTGAACAATGCCGCGTGCGGGGAGAACCGATGAACTTCTCAGGCAAGGGCTTGCCATTTGGCAACAGGCTGCCCTCTGCCGACGATCGGCAGATCGCCAACCAGCTTCGTCGGATCCTCGCGTCGCAGAAGGCCGGCGAAGCCAAGCTGCGCGTGCCCGATCCAAACACCAAGAAACCAGTCGAGATTACGCTGACTCCGACGATGTCGGATCTATTCCTGGAACTGCTGCGTCACATCGGTAGTGGGCATGCCGTGACGCTGGTGCCGATCCAGCAGATGTTGACGACGCAGCAGGCAGCAGATCTACTCGACATGTCCCGCCCGTACCTTATCAAGCTTATTGAGAAGGGTTACATTCCGCACAATATGGTGGGGCGGCACCGGCGTCTTAAATCTGAGGACGTATTCGCCTACAAGGCTGCGCGCGATAAGATCCGGTCGAAGGCAATCGATGAACTGATCGCGGATGGCGCAGACCTCGATTGATCTGGGCCAACCATGTTCGCCAATCGCTACACGGCACTTATTGAGGCCTGCACGCTGGTCATCGTTCCGCGACGCGACCTTCTGCTAACGCTGGCTGGAGCGGAATTCTTTCGCGTGCGATGGTCGCCGCGCATCCTTGCTGAAACACGTGCTGCGCTGGAGAAGATCTTCGCCGAGCGCAGAATTGAGAATGCGTCTGCGCGAGCGGAACGTTCAGTTGATGCCATGCAGCGAGCGTTCCCCGAACCTCTGGTCGATGCACATGCATCGGTCGCAGCCATGACGTTCGGTCTGCCGGATATGAACGACGAGCATGTCCTGACAGCGACAGTCCAGACTCAGGCTATCGTGACGGAAACATCAGCGATTTTCCAGCAAGCATTCTCGCACCCCTAAACATTGAAGCGAGAATTGCCGACGAATTCACAGCAGAAACGATCGCGCTTGATGAAGGCAACGCGGTCGTGGCATCCGGACGATGCGCGCTCGACTGAAGTGGCCGGAAATGTTGCCAGAACACTACCTTCGTTCGCTGGAGCCCCTGGACTGTTCGTCACCGCTTCGATTCTAAGTGGCCACGCAGATTGATCTGAAGGGTTCGCTCCGGTGCGCGAAGGCTTGAACGTCCGCTCCG contains:
- a CDS encoding glycine cleavage system transcriptional repressor → MTVVGSDRPGLTRAIAEAVYAAGGNWLESHLSRLGGKYVGSVLVELPEDRLHELEAAVRGIDAMGIKIDIIAAADAEERSGLSLAIEIVGQDRPGIVREVTSALAKLDVNIDDFLTRIERSAWSGAPLFRANVQIALPTGLSTDEVREALEAISGEIMVDFLPEPTLS
- a CDS encoding helix-turn-helix domain-containing protein, which translates into the protein MNFSGKGLPFGNRLPSADDRQIANQLRRILASQKAGEAKLRVPDPNTKKPVEITLTPTMSDLFLELLRHIGSGHAVTLVPIQQMLTTQQAADLLDMSRPYLIKLIEKGYIPHNMVGRHRRLKSEDVFAYKAARDKIRSKAIDELIADGADLD
- a CDS encoding PIN domain-containing protein; the encoded protein is MFANRYTALIEACTLVIVPRRDLLLTLAGAEFFRVRWSPRILAETRAALEKIFAERRIENASARAERSVDAMQRAFPEPLVDAHASVAAMTFGLPDMNDEHVLTATVQTQAIVTETSAIFQQAFSHP